One Vicinamibacteria bacterium genomic window, GCGCCGAGCGTCGATCGTTCGACGGTCTGGATGGACAAAGTGGTTCGCGGCTCGATGCTCCGGCAGGTCCGGGGGCCGGGCACGCTCGTTCCCGTCGAGATTCGCTGGGTGGCGGCGCGCACCGAGGGGCGGGTCGAGCGCATCCTGACGCTTCCGGGTACCGACGTCACGCCCGACACCGTGCTTCTCGAGATGTCCAATCCCGAGCTCGAGCAATCTCTCGAAGATGCACGCCTGCAGCTGCGGGCGGCGGAAGCCCGGTACGAGGACCTCGAGATTCAGCTCGAAAGTCAGCTGCTGAACCAGCGGGCTCTGGCCGCTTCGGTTCAGGCCGAATATCGAACGGCCTTGCTACAGCTCGAAGCCGACAAAGAGACCCACGCGCAGGGCATCATTGGAGATCTGGCATTGAGGTTCTCCGAAGAGCGGGCCAAGGAGCTCGAGGAGCGCAATCGGCTCGAGCAAAACCGGCTCGAGATCGCGATCGAGTCGAACGAGGCGCAGTTGGCCGCCGAGTCGTCCCGCGTCGGCCAATTGCGCGCCCTCTACGAGCTGCGGCGGAGTCAGGTGGACGGCCTGAAAGTCCGACCCGACCTGAACGGTGTGCTGCAGCAGGTGCCGGTGGAAGTGGGTCAGCAGGTAACGCCCGGTCTCAACCTCGCCCGAGTGGCCCAGCCGCTGCACCTCAAGGCGGAGCTGCGGATCGCGGAGACGCAAGCGAAGGACGTCGAGATTGGTCAGCGGGCGAGCATCGATAC contains:
- a CDS encoding HlyD family efflux transporter periplasmic adaptor subunit, translating into MDVKREGVAEARKRKQRILYAAGAVVFGILAFWVSRLEPAAPSVDRSTVWMDKVVRGSMLRQVRGPGTLVPVEIRWVAARTEGRVERILTLPGTDVTPDTVLLEMSNPELEQSLEDARLQLRAAEARYEDLEIQLESQLLNQRALAASVQAEYRTALLQLEADKETHAQGIIGDLALRFSEERAKELEERNRLEQNRLEIAIESNEAQLAAESSRVGQLRALYELRRSQVDGLKVRPDLNGVLQQVPVEVGQQVTPGLNLARVAQPLHLKAELRIAETQAKDVEIGQRASIDTRNGLIEGRVMRIDPAVQEGTVTVDVELLGELPRGARPDLSVDGTVEIERLENVLYVGRPAYGQAGTTIGLFRLLQDGETAERVDVSLGKSSVNTIEIVAGLNEGDEVILSDTSQWDDYRRIRLN